Proteins from a genomic interval of Nostoc sp. TCL240-02:
- a CDS encoding glycosyltransferase family A protein, with translation MDKHKIKTSCLINNYNYAEFVSDAIDSALNQTVKFDEIIVVDDASTDNSAEVLTRFTKIDNIKCIFKEKNQGQLSSFNEGFLAATGEIIFFLDADDIYEPQYLETALNFYKRRSECDFLFCAYKKFGAEEGIFQADAVDLDLGYSVIRTLCNGEWIGSITSTLSIRREIIRKFLPIPKTEDWRVRADDCLVWGASLVGAKKFYMSNPLVMYRIHQNNQYHNKKFLDIDKNYEYKRFWNRNSLFNYIIQKNHFSLPLLLAFTSLYELKTIPCPKLKDFISYLKIIFLFESNIYWKIKGIILLFNYFLKILMAGKLKNSSQ, from the coding sequence ATGGATAAACACAAAATTAAAACATCTTGTTTAATTAATAACTACAATTATGCTGAATTTGTTTCAGACGCAATTGATAGTGCTTTAAATCAAACGGTTAAATTTGATGAGATTATTGTTGTTGATGACGCATCAACAGATAATTCTGCGGAAGTCCTTACTAGATTTACTAAAATAGACAATATTAAATGTATCTTCAAAGAAAAAAATCAAGGACAATTATCATCCTTTAACGAAGGTTTTTTAGCTGCGACTGGAGAGATTATATTTTTTTTAGATGCTGATGATATTTATGAACCTCAATATTTAGAAACTGCCCTAAATTTTTATAAGAGACGTAGTGAATGTGACTTCCTATTTTGTGCATATAAAAAATTTGGGGCAGAAGAAGGAATATTTCAAGCTGATGCAGTTGATTTAGATTTGGGTTATTCAGTAATCCGAACTTTATGCAATGGTGAATGGATTGGCTCCATAACTTCAACATTGTCAATACGTCGAGAAATAATTAGAAAATTTTTACCTATTCCAAAGACAGAAGATTGGCGTGTAAGGGCTGATGACTGCCTGGTATGGGGAGCCTCTTTGGTAGGGGCTAAAAAGTTTTATATGTCTAATCCTTTAGTGATGTATAGAATACATCAGAATAACCAGTATCACAATAAGAAATTTTTAGATATAGACAAAAACTATGAATATAAAAGATTTTGGAACCGCAATTCTTTATTTAATTACATTATTCAAAAAAATCATTTTAGCCTACCATTATTATTGGCTTTCACCTCTCTTTATGAGCTAAAAACAATACCATGTCCGAAACTTAAAGATTTTATTTCATATTTGAAAATAATATTTTTATTTGAGTCTAATATTTATTGGAAAATTAAAGGCATTATTTTATTATTCAACTACTTCTTAAAAATTTTGATGGCTGGGAAATTAAAAAATAGTAGCCAATAA